The genomic interval CTCCTGACCAACGTGCACCGGCACGCGGAACCCGACAAACGCTGCACCGTGGAGATCGACCTCGTCCTGGACCAGCTCACGGTCTCGGTGCGGGACCACGACCCCCGGCTGCCGCGCCTCGGGGACGCCGACACCGGGAGCACGCACGGGCGTGGCCTGGCCCTGATCGCCGCCGTCAGCGCCAGCTGGGGGGTGCAGGAGCGGCACGACGGCGGGAAGGTCGTGTGGTTCACGCTCGCCGTGCCCGGTACGCCCGCGGCCCGGCGCACGCAGGCCGACCGCGCCGTCACGTTCGAACAGTCCGTCACCCGGTTGCCCGCGCTCGACGAGTCCGTCTTCGAGAAGCCCGCGGCGGCTCTCCGGACGGCGTCGCTCGGCGGCCGCTCCCCCGTCCCCGGCTGAGCCGCCCGGCGGGCGCACCCCCACCCGGTCACCCCACCCACCCTCGCGGGAGCGGCACGCAACGGCCGCGACGGCGCGCGACACGTCGGACGCGCCGCCCGCCGGGCGGGCCGGGTCCCGGGCCCCACCGCGCAGGGACGCACGTCCCCGCACGCCTCCGGTACGCGCCCGCGCGCCACGGTCCGGTGGCGTAGATGCCAAGGGCTCCCGGCCGATCGCACCGCCCCGGGCGGCGCCGCGTGGCAGAGTGAGGCCGTGGACCACCTCTCCGTATTCCACCGTGAAGTCCTGGCGTTCGAGGCGGCGGTACGGCGCGCGGCCGACGCGGGCGGATCGCCCCTGGTCCCCTCCTGCCCCGGCTGGTCGGTGGCCGACCTGGTCGTCCATCTGGGCAGTGTCCACCGGGCCGTGGCCCATATCGTGACGCGGCGGCTCGACGGCCCGCCGGACCCCTCGGACCTCTCCTATCTCGGTCTGCCCGCGGACACCCACGACTGGCCGCTTCCCGAGAACGCTCCCCATCAAGGCCCGGTGCCCGCAAGTCTGTCCGACTGGTTCGCGGCCGGGGCCGGCGCCCTGGAGTCGGTGCTGGGAGACCGTGCACCGGACGCGTGGGCGTGGACGTGGTCCGGGGAGCGGACGGTCGGGTTCTGGCGGCGGGTGCAGGCCGTCGAGGCGTCGGTGCACCGCTGGGACGCCGAGCGGGCGCTCGGCACGGCCCGCCCCCTGGAGGCGGACTTCGCGGCGGACGCCGTCGGCCACAACTTCGAGGTGTTCGTGCCGGCCCGGCGGACCTGGAAGAGCGTCCCGGCGGGCGCGGGCGAGCGGTTCGGGTTCCGGCGGACCGACGGCCCCGGAGAGTGGACCGTGTCCTTCGACGGGGACGACGTGCGGACCGCCGGCGGCGCCGGACCCCGCGACGTCGAGGTGGCGGGGACCGCCTCGGACCTGCTGCTGTTCCTGTGGCAGCGGATCCCCGCGGAGCGGCTCGACGTGACGGGCGACCGGCGCGCGCTCGACCGCTATTTCGCTCTCGTGCCTCCCGTGTGAGTGCCGAAGTCCTTCTCCAGTACGGCCATCCGGCGCCGGTACTCGTCCTCGTCGATCTCGCCCGCGGCGTACCGGCCGCCCAGGAGGGCCGTCGGCGAGGGTCCGGGAGGCGCCGCCCGGCCCTGGCAGGAGGTGCGACCGCGCCACACCGTGCGGCGCAGGAGGACGATGACGCCGATCACGACGGCCGCCCAGATCAGCGGGAAGAAGAGGATCCAGGGACCGGGGCCGCCGTCGGCCGCGGTGTACGCGAGGGTGTTCATGAGGTGTCAGCTCCTCGGTGGTGAGGGTGTTTCCCTTGCACCACCGAGCCTCGTCGCGACGGGCCCGTCCGTCGTCGTACGGCCGGGGTCGGTCGCGCTCCCCCGCGGGGAGTACGCGGCCGCTCTGCGTGTACTCCCCGCCTCGTGCCCCGTTCCCGTCAGGTC from Streptomyces albireticuli carries:
- a CDS encoding ATP-binding protein encodes the protein MISRPNKHCTVELQALPPRIGQVRRIVSAQLRYWHLDPLIDTAALGVTELLTNVHRHAEPDKRCTVEIDLVLDQLTVSVRDHDPRLPRLGDADTGSTHGRGLALIAAVSASWGVQERHDGGKVVWFTLAVPGTPAARRTQADRAVTFEQSVTRLPALDESVFEKPAAALRTASLGGRSPVPG
- a CDS encoding maleylpyruvate isomerase family mycothiol-dependent enzyme; this translates as MDHLSVFHREVLAFEAAVRRAADAGGSPLVPSCPGWSVADLVVHLGSVHRAVAHIVTRRLDGPPDPSDLSYLGLPADTHDWPLPENAPHQGPVPASLSDWFAAGAGALESVLGDRAPDAWAWTWSGERTVGFWRRVQAVEASVHRWDAERALGTARPLEADFAADAVGHNFEVFVPARRTWKSVPAGAGERFGFRRTDGPGEWTVSFDGDDVRTAGGAGPRDVEVAGTASDLLLFLWQRIPAERLDVTGDRRALDRYFALVPPV
- a CDS encoding SHOCT domain-containing protein encodes the protein MNTLAYTAADGGPGPWILFFPLIWAAVVIGVIVLLRRTVWRGRTSCQGRAAPPGPSPTALLGGRYAAGEIDEDEYRRRMAVLEKDFGTHTGGTRAK